One part of the Moorena sp. SIOASIH genome encodes these proteins:
- a CDS encoding 2-hydroxyacid dehydrogenase, which produces MKVAVFSTKVYDRQFLEAVNSQYGHELTFFEPHLDTQTTILASGCPAVCVFVNDSLNGQVLEKLAQQGTRLIALRCAGFNNVDVTKATELDMTVVRVPAYSPYAIAEHTIGLMLALNRKIHRAYSRVREGNFSLDGLLGFDMHGRTVGIVGTGKIGVIVAQILTGMGCQLVAYDPYPNPECQALGVKYVELAELFAISDIITLHCPLTPENYHLINSEALEQMKPGVMLINTSRGGLIDTKAIIGGLKSKKIGYLAMDVYEQESALFFEDLSNEVIQDDIFQRLLTFPNVIITAHQAFLTENALHNIAETTLSNISNFEKGVPCPNKIIINNRE; this is translated from the coding sequence ATGAAAGTCGCTGTCTTTAGTACCAAAGTCTACGACCGACAGTTTCTCGAAGCTGTTAATTCCCAATATGGTCATGAATTAACTTTTTTTGAACCGCACCTCGATACTCAAACGACTATTTTGGCATCAGGATGTCCAGCAGTATGCGTTTTTGTCAATGATTCCCTCAACGGACAAGTGTTGGAAAAGCTGGCGCAACAGGGAACTCGTCTGATTGCTCTACGCTGCGCTGGTTTTAATAATGTGGATGTCACAAAAGCGACAGAATTGGACATGACAGTAGTGCGTGTTCCGGCTTACTCCCCTTATGCGATCGCTGAACATACCATTGGCTTAATGCTAGCCCTGAATCGCAAGATACATCGTGCTTATTCTCGAGTACGAGAAGGAAATTTTTCCCTAGATGGACTCTTGGGATTCGATATGCATGGTCGAACTGTAGGCATCGTGGGAACTGGTAAAATTGGTGTTATCGTAGCCCAAATTCTCACTGGTATGGGGTGTCAATTAGTGGCATATGATCCCTATCCCAACCCGGAGTGTCAAGCTTTAGGGGTCAAGTATGTAGAGCTAGCTGAACTCTTTGCTATCTCTGATATTATCACCCTACACTGTCCCTTAACTCCTGAAAACTATCATCTGATTAATTCCGAAGCTCTAGAGCAGATGAAACCAGGTGTGATGCTAATTAATACTAGCCGAGGGGGATTGATTGATACCAAAGCCATTATTGGTGGGCTCAAGTCCAAGAAAATTGGCTATCTCGCTATGGATGTCTATGAGCAAGAATCTGCCTTGTTTTTTGAGGATTTGTCTAATGAAGTCATTCAAGATGATATTTTTCAACGTTTACTCACGTTCCCTAATGTAATTATTACTGCTCATCAAGCTTTTTTAACTGAAAATGCCCTCCATAACATTGCTGAAACTACACTCTCTAATATTAGCAACTTTGAGAAAGGTGTTCCTTGTCCGAATAAAATTATTATTAATAATAGGGAATAA